CTGCGATAACCCAGTTTCTTTACGTGGCTCTTTAAGTGTCTGATGTATTTTTTCTCACAGATTAAATGTGTtacttcatttttgtatttcagcgCGGAAGTGGTGGTAAAGCAGCTACCAGCCCTGCAGAGAACTACCACCTGGCCCGACGTCGCACCCTGCAGGTCGTTGTCAGTGCCCTGCTGACGGAGTGTGGCTTTGAGAGCGCCGAGAAGGCAGCAGTGGAGACGCTCACTGAGATGATGCAAAGCTGTATGTATGAATCCTAAAGCAGATGTGCTTGTGTTCATTTTCCTAAGCACAGTTCTTCTCCAGGGCACCATGCTTTATTCACCAAATGTTTTCCACTAAGTTGCCTTTATCAGTTTAGTCTATAGTGACCTTAAAAGTTTGTGTTACAGCACATAGTACAGGTAGGCAGGACGAAGGACATCTAACAAAAACTACATAGAACAAATTTAAAAcggtaataataacaacaacatgctGTATAAACTATTCTAGCGAGTCGAATCCTGAAAAAAtaagtgcaacacacacacacacacacacacacacacacacacacacacacacacacacacacacacagagggagagggatgtCATTCTTTGCTCAAGTAGATATTACTTtgactatatctttacatagcaaatagttttTAGCTGCTATTTTCACCTCATGATTCGCTTGCAATTCACCTGTCAATGATTCAACCCTGCTGAAGGCAAAATGGTTGAAAACATTtggtataaaacaaaaatacataaataaagcaATGTGGAAGAGTTTTGAGACAGGTTTTAATTTAGCTAAACTTGCATTTGAAGCTCACCCATGTCAACCTTTCTTTGTGCCAGATCACATTTACTATGCCAACATGTAAAGACAGATTTTGGACGAGTAGAAATCTGTTGTACGTCTTAAAAGCCTTGCCTAAAAACATTTGTGAAGGCTTCTTTGTTTGTAGATATAGTTTGATCCATGTGGGGGTCATTCATCATGTTAGTTGCTGCCATTGCgttgtattgatttattgtatCGGTATCTTCTCTCATGCAGACCTTATTATGCGTGTTGGACATCGTCCAGATGTGACCGATCCACAGTCAATACAGCATTCATTTGCTGCTGTGAGATAAATTAACACATTATGCTGCAGCTGATTCATCACATCCTGCATGTTCTACAATcaattaatgcattttaatgtgacaGCAGTGGTAGAACTTTACTGTGTTTACCGTGCCATTCGCAGACAGCTCGTGTGACCAAAAGGATTCAGTATAGTTTTTCCAATAATACACATTCAGGTGGAAATAGTTTTATTACATGAAGGTGACTGCTTCAGAAAATCAGGACTGAGAATGAGCCATGCACAAAGAGCACTGGTACTGGATAGGTACTCTGCATTGGCAGAGAATGCATTTGTTGATAAATCCTGCTAACAGAAATGAAATCGCATCTTTTATGACTCATCTATTTGTTCTATCGGCAAAATGTTTAGTCTACATAAGAGACTTCTCTAAACCCAGACGTGTTTCTTCCCTTTCCTAGATATAACTGAAATAGGTCGGTGTGCTAAATCTTATTGTGAACACACGGCCAGAAGCATCCCAACCCTGTCAGATACAGTGATCACACTCATTGAAATGGGTAAGTACTGGAGGACACCATCATTATGGATAATGTATGCAATTATACATTGCTATCACAAGGTAACATAGAGAACATCATTTAATCTGTTTGTTCCCCTGCAGGGTTCAAAGCCGACACCCTGCCTTTGTACGCCAAGAGATCCCAGAGGATGGTTATAACTGCCCGTGAGTAGGAACTTTACTTTTCACAGTTCATatgtattatgttatttattggtGATGGTATTCTAACTTTCTACATCGATTCTAatattctctttgtgttttggattttaTGAATTTCAGCTCCAGTAACGAACCCACCTGTGACTCCCAAAGCACTGTCAGCCGGCCAGAAACGCACACATCCAGCTCACATCCCCGGCCACTTCCCGGAGTTTCCTGACCCTCACACCTACATCAAAACACCCGTGAGTCAAGCGTTCTCACATTGTGCCTCTGTAACAGGCTGTAGGTTGTAGGGACAGAAGGAAGGGGTTTCAATTTTGTgtggtgtgaaaaaaaaattctaaataaataacaaaatgttctAAATGTATAACGAGGTTGAAATTTAAATATggactaaaataaatgttttattatcacagagtaccaaaaaaaaagtagcaatgGGTACAAGTATCGGTTCAAATGTGAATGGTACCCAACCCTAGTTGTTACAGAGATCCTGAGACAAACCCTGAACCGATGTAATTGTCCTTTagtaatattatttatgaagATAGAATAAAATCCATTATGTATAATGTTCACTCTGACTGAAAGTGAattgtgtgtggtgtgttttccCTTCTGCACTCAGACGTTCAGAGAGCCCGTGTCAGACTACCAAGTGGTTCGAGAAAAGGCAGCAAGTCAGAGGAGAGACGTGGAGCGAGCGCTCACACGCTTCATGGCCAAGACCGGAGAAACTCAGAGCCTCTTCAAAGACGACATCACTGCCTTCCCATGTAAGTGATTCCACCAAGTGGACCTGTATTTCCAAAACAGGTTCTAATATGTTGTTTACACATTCATGTCCGTCTTGTTTTCGGTATGCCAACATGTCTGTTATGCTACGAAAGGATTTTTTATTAACACAAGTTCTAATACGCttaattgtgttttcagtgatCGCAGCACAGCCGAGCACTATCCCATATCTCAGCGCCCTCCTGCCCTCAGAGCTGGAATTGCAGACTCTGGAGGAGACGGACTCCTCTGAGCAGGACGACCAGACAGACAGCGAGAACGCAACAGGAAACAATATCAGTGTAAGTGTTAACTGTAACTCAAACATGCCCGGTGTCCGATATGCTCTGCGTTTTCCTACCAccagtgtctctctctcggAGTTCCTAGATTTCCAGAGGTTTTAAAATTGTTACTTCTTGGTAATGTATTTGAAAAGCTAAAAGTCCTACCGTGAAATGCagtttttgatttaattgtaGCGAACTCCGTGGAAGAATTAAATCATGAGAGTTTTAGATTTTCCAAGCTTTTTGATGATCATTggacagattaaaaatacactGCACATAGGCTCTCATTCTCTACACAGGTAAATTGATCATGACAACTCAACtaaccacacaaacactaaaTCCCACATTACATAAATTCACACCCAAAACATAAGaacatcattaaaacacactCCCATGAGCCTTTGCATTCCTTCTGCAGAACAATCAATAGAAGGTGCAATTGCATTATTAATAAAACTGATGAGCAGAAACCACAGAGGCTGAAAGGTTCACCCTGTTACcgctctttatgctaagctatgctaagaTTGCTGGCTAAAGCTCTATACTACACCCTTGGAcatggtatcaatcttctccctataagaaagcaaatacacacatttttgcaaaacgTTAAATGATTCCTTTCAATGGGTGATGTTCAAGTTGTATGGGAgcttgttgttattattattattattattatattcctttattgatccccatgggggaaattcggatGTTCAACAAGGATTTCTCACttgcatcttttttcttttttcctcattcaGGATGATCCAGGAGCTGACAAAGAGAACTCCATGCTTCCTCCTAGCGGAGTTGTTCCTTCTGTAAAGGCCACTGAGGACAATGTGATCGATAACCCGTACCTTCGGCCAGTAAAGAAACCCAaagtgaggaggaagaaatgaGTCCAAAGTGGACCAACAGACTCAGATCCCtccacagagagcagcagcccGGTGTTGAAACCTGCTGTGTGAGCCGGGACCAGCACTGCTGTTGGCTTTTTGTATGCTGACTTCTATTGAAGAGAGAACTTTCCTTTGTTGTTTTAACTATCATAATTTCTTCACCAAGCACTCACTTTGTTAAACATTGTGTAATTTCACTTTGTAAGCAACATCATGGTGTAATATACAAACCACACAGGAAAACAGTCATTTttgagaataaaga
The sequence above is a segment of the Anoplopoma fimbria isolate UVic2021 breed Golden Eagle Sablefish chromosome 12, Afim_UVic_2022, whole genome shotgun sequence genome. Coding sequences within it:
- the taf8 gene encoding transcription initiation factor TFIID subunit 8 encodes the protein MADPAVASGGSLNAGGRGSGGKAATSPAENYHLARRRTLQVVVSALLTECGFESAEKAAVETLTEMMQSYITEIGRCAKSYCEHTARSIPTLSDTVITLIEMGFKADTLPLYAKRSQRMVITAPPVTNPPVTPKALSAGQKRTHPAHIPGHFPEFPDPHTYIKTPTFREPVSDYQVVREKAASQRRDVERALTRFMAKTGETQSLFKDDITAFPLIAAQPSTIPYLSALLPSELELQTLEETDSSEQDDQTDSENATGNNISDDPGADKENSMLPPSGVVPSVKATEDNVIDNPYLRPVKKPKVRRKK